Proteins from one Arthrobacter sp. DNA4 genomic window:
- a CDS encoding Lrp/AsnC family transcriptional regulator yields MTITASSTHNSLDGRIILALDKDPEAGALSLSRTLGVARNTVHARLARLERSGALLSFSRRLDPAALGYELMAFLSLEISQTRFGSEESGLAAIPEVIEVRATTGDADLMAKVVARGTADLHRITNQILEIDGIRRTSTDNSVMEPMLSRYDGLISRLSEQESRVAD; encoded by the coding sequence ATGACCATCACAGCCTCCAGCACCCACAATTCCCTCGACGGCAGGATCATCCTTGCCCTGGACAAGGACCCCGAAGCCGGCGCCCTGTCACTCTCCCGGACACTCGGCGTCGCCCGCAACACCGTCCACGCCCGGCTGGCGCGGCTGGAGCGCAGCGGAGCGCTCCTCTCCTTCAGCCGTAGGCTGGACCCGGCGGCGCTGGGCTACGAGCTGATGGCCTTCCTCTCGCTCGAGATCAGCCAGACCCGGTTCGGCTCGGAAGAAAGCGGGCTCGCCGCGATCCCGGAGGTCATCGAAGTGCGCGCCACCACCGGGGATGCGGACCTTATGGCCAAGGTGGTGGCCCGCGGCACCGCCGACCTCCACCGCATCACCAACCAGATCCTGGAGATAGACGGGATCCGACGAACCAGCACCGACAACTCCGTCATGGAACCCATGCTTTCCCGGTACGACGGCCTCATCAGCAGGCTGAGCGAGCAGGAATCCCGCGTTGCGGACTAA
- a CDS encoding DUF262 domain-containing protein, protein MDAILERRAVGDIAGSFFVPAYQRGYRWGTEEVGRLLDDIWASNGDPYYLQPLVVKPMEDGRWELIDGQQRLTSLFLIFQYMRSEGLQNAGAGFTIEYETRPGSAGFLSNPTEDRRRENIDFHHIFAAYARISEWFARYEHRKQWAANRFYDYLFESVQLIWYEAAKELDSIALFTRLNVGRIPLSDAELVKAQLLAKLKHCEGSSDRSEQTAAQWDQFERELRVPEVWAFVTTLSEDEPTRISLILDTLADQHRGTPPDGHRPRYYTFEALRPVIEADPQAFWDDVVKLHSLVVGWYEDRDIFHKVGYLVATRRHTFGGLLEAVTGLTRSALQTVLDELIAKHLNLTAGQVADLDYQKSGSKCSDVLLLMNVETVRLRSDSTEHYSFHAHSRGVWSLEHIHAQNALDLKRDEKVWTEWLRLHRGAINDVPSIDEDLRKNLLAEIDRVLAAIADPRIVGLGTQFDQTKALVEAALTEGRTDGDEGVHTISNLALLASGDNSALSNSTFEVKRREIIGRDKAGSYIPPCTRNVFLKYYTDADDQQIHFWGVQDREAYLDAIFAAIQRYLTPDPELSQEEFVA, encoded by the coding sequence ATGGACGCAATACTCGAGAGACGAGCCGTCGGAGACATCGCAGGATCTTTCTTCGTTCCCGCCTACCAGCGCGGCTATCGGTGGGGGACCGAGGAGGTCGGACGCCTGCTCGACGACATTTGGGCGAGTAATGGCGACCCCTATTATTTGCAACCGCTCGTCGTGAAGCCGATGGAGGATGGCAGGTGGGAGTTGATTGACGGTCAACAAAGGCTGACTTCGTTGTTTCTCATATTCCAGTACATGCGAAGCGAGGGTCTGCAAAACGCGGGCGCAGGGTTCACGATCGAATACGAGACGCGACCCGGAAGCGCAGGTTTCCTTAGCAACCCGACGGAAGACCGCCGGCGTGAGAACATTGACTTCCATCACATCTTCGCTGCATACGCGCGTATCAGTGAATGGTTCGCTCGCTACGAGCATCGCAAGCAATGGGCCGCGAATCGGTTCTACGATTACCTTTTCGAATCGGTGCAATTGATTTGGTATGAAGCTGCGAAGGAACTTGACTCGATTGCGCTCTTCACTCGCTTGAACGTTGGACGCATCCCGCTCTCGGATGCTGAACTCGTTAAAGCGCAACTGCTCGCCAAGCTTAAGCATTGCGAGGGTTCATCTGACCGCAGCGAGCAGACTGCCGCTCAGTGGGACCAGTTCGAGCGCGAACTCCGAGTACCGGAGGTCTGGGCGTTTGTGACAACGCTTAGCGAAGATGAACCCACGCGAATTAGCTTGATCTTGGACACCCTTGCGGATCAGCACCGAGGAACGCCACCTGATGGGCATCGGCCGCGGTACTACACGTTCGAGGCGCTGCGGCCAGTGATCGAGGCCGACCCGCAGGCATTTTGGGATGATGTGGTTAAACTGCATTCACTCGTCGTCGGTTGGTACGAGGATCGCGACATCTTCCACAAAGTGGGCTACTTGGTAGCGACCCGCAGACACACTTTCGGGGGACTTCTTGAGGCAGTGACCGGGCTGACTAGGTCTGCGCTCCAGACCGTGCTCGATGAACTCATTGCCAAGCACCTAAATCTCACTGCTGGCCAAGTCGCTGATCTCGACTACCAGAAGTCGGGATCGAAATGCTCGGACGTCCTTCTGCTGATGAATGTTGAGACAGTCCGTCTCCGATCCGACTCAACAGAGCATTACTCATTTCATGCGCACTCTCGTGGCGTATGGTCCCTAGAACACATCCACGCGCAGAATGCCCTCGACCTCAAGCGCGACGAGAAGGTGTGGACCGAATGGCTCCGGCTTCATCGCGGTGCCATCAACGACGTCCCGAGTATCGACGAGGACCTGCGCAAAAACCTCTTGGCGGAAATTGATCGCGTCCTCGCGGCGATCGCCGACCCCAGGATCGTCGGGTTGGGCACCCAGTTTGATCAGACCAAAGCCCTCGTCGAAGCTGCGTTAACCGAGGGAAGAACCGATGGTGACGAAGGTGTGCATACGATCTCCAACCTTGCCTTGCTTGCGAGCGGCGATAACAGCGCCCTGTCAAACTCGACATTTGAAGTGAAGAGGAGGGAGATCATCGGTCGCGACAAAGCGGGCTCTTACATCCCTCCGTGCACTCGCAACGTCTTCCTGAAGTACTACACGGATGCTGACGACCAGCAGATCCATTTCTGGGGAGTCCAGGACCGAGAGGCGTATCTGGACGCGATTTTCGCAGCAATTCAGCGGTACCTGACACCGGATCCCGAGTTGAGCCAAGAGGAGTTTGTCGCATGA
- a CDS encoding carbon-nitrogen hydrolase family protein, which yields MRIALGQLESGADIRANLAVIERFAAEAARDGAALVAFPEYATYEKKKVDATFPAVAQPLDGPVCRELAAIARRHRIALVAGVVETSDEPGRAYNTLVALGPDGDRLASYRKIHLFDAQGFGESEFIKPGPSTDPVVFEHGGVRFGLMTCYDLRFPELARSLADAGAQVLLVCSSWVPGEHKTEQWLALNAARAIENSVYVAGVCQAPPVSVGRSVLVDPMGVVEADLGLEPGVMAVEVSLETVDRVRESFPMFRQRRL from the coding sequence GTGAGGATAGCGCTGGGGCAGCTGGAGTCGGGCGCCGACATCCGGGCCAACCTCGCCGTGATCGAACGGTTCGCCGCCGAGGCAGCGCGCGACGGCGCCGCACTGGTCGCCTTCCCGGAGTACGCCACCTACGAGAAGAAAAAGGTGGACGCGACGTTCCCCGCGGTGGCCCAGCCGCTGGACGGACCCGTCTGCCGGGAACTCGCCGCTATTGCCCGCCGCCACCGCATCGCGCTGGTGGCGGGCGTCGTGGAAACCTCGGACGAGCCAGGCCGGGCGTACAACACGCTGGTCGCTCTTGGGCCCGACGGCGACCGGCTGGCTTCCTACCGGAAGATCCACCTTTTCGACGCCCAGGGCTTCGGGGAGTCCGAGTTCATCAAGCCCGGCCCGTCCACGGACCCGGTGGTGTTCGAACATGGGGGAGTGCGGTTCGGGCTGATGACCTGCTACGACCTGCGGTTCCCGGAGCTGGCGAGGTCACTGGCCGACGCCGGTGCGCAGGTTCTGCTGGTCTGCTCGTCCTGGGTACCGGGCGAGCACAAGACCGAGCAATGGCTGGCGCTGAACGCAGCCCGGGCCATCGAGAACAGCGTCTACGTGGCGGGCGTGTGCCAAGCGCCGCCCGTGTCCGTGGGGCGGAGCGTGCTGGTGGACCCGATGGGCGTTGTCGAGGCCGACCTTGGTTTGGAGCCAGGCGTCATGGCGGTGGAGGTGTCGCTGGAGACGGTGGATCGGGTACGGGAGTCGTTCCCGATGTTCCGGCAGCGGCGGCTGTAG
- a CDS encoding GIY-YIG nuclease family protein, which translates to MESLPRNHRWSDVESCEKAWAATPTSPGVYRWILQGDFPKNLNWPPALTPIRQGDLIYIGRAKSLRNRAKHHKLPTSHSTLRRALASLMGLQAEWRGKSAHPGLLPDHETQLSSWMTNNLAMSFVAVPDSLVDSTEKSLRASLKPPLNRDGLTPEQRHTSATAAEMQSLAIGARVLGGNSVPVEVTRRRNSADVLPTISKTDAINERLALTKTLYEQGWTRSQIAARVAVHMSTVGNDIAKLRDGGEIDAGRSHIRRPGAIERARGQD; encoded by the coding sequence ATGGAATCCTTGCCCCGAAATCACAGATGGAGCGACGTCGAGTCATGTGAAAAGGCCTGGGCCGCCACTCCGACGTCACCCGGAGTCTACAGATGGATTCTTCAGGGAGATTTCCCAAAGAATTTGAATTGGCCTCCTGCACTGACTCCCATTCGGCAAGGTGATCTGATTTACATCGGACGAGCGAAGTCTCTCCGTAATCGCGCCAAGCATCATAAACTCCCCACATCTCACTCGACTCTCCGCCGGGCGCTTGCGTCCCTGATGGGTCTTCAGGCGGAGTGGCGTGGGAAGTCCGCGCATCCTGGCCTACTCCCGGATCATGAGACGCAATTATCAAGCTGGATGACGAATAACCTGGCGATGTCCTTTGTAGCTGTTCCAGATTCACTTGTGGACAGCACTGAAAAGTCTCTCCGCGCATCGCTGAAGCCGCCGCTGAACCGTGACGGACTGACCCCAGAACAGCGGCACACCAGTGCCACAGCGGCCGAGATGCAAAGCCTCGCAATAGGAGCACGAGTCTTGGGTGGGAATTCCGTCCCTGTGGAGGTGACAAGACGTCGCAATTCGGCAGACGTCCTGCCTACTATCTCAAAGACAGACGCCATTAACGAACGACTGGCGCTAACGAAGACACTTTACGAGCAAGGGTGGACTCGGTCCCAGATTGCTGCACGAGTTGCTGTGCACATGAGTACCGTCGGAAATGACATCGCCAAACTGCGAGATGGCGGAGAGATAGACGCAGGAAGATCTCACATCCGCCGACCGGGGGCTATCGAGCGTGCAAGGGGCCAAGATTGA
- a CDS encoding DUF262 domain-containing protein has translation MKGLKTTFAGMFGDATGEMPTVARIEIPLIQRDYAQGRPGALVQTIRHDFLDALIEAVGGGEPLDLDFVYGEIENSTLKPLDGQQRLTTLFLLHWYLAARTDRLADAEGILRLRYATRPTAELFCRQLVNPKHPLTDDFALPSEWITNQSWYLYAWRHDPTVQAMLVMLDAIHDRLGQAHIDLEEAWARLIAGDRPAVSFYFLPIGDMPSGDELYIKMNSRGKPLTGFENFKARFEKLLADGTDAERFNRIIHKIDGAWTDVLWQFDGGDDLVDDEFLRYFEFVVEVCEWRDGETLQSATLLERTERAFGPDNSQREANLDFLEHAFDTWVGVDDVRGVFASVFTESDGAREAADQEKVPLFDAADINLFASCLRSYGIKRGRNRHFSLAETLFLLAVLIHRQYRTDDFATRVRVLRNLVDLADDEVREARMTDLVSGVELLIRGAPLEELRGFNPDRVRDEQAKQEFRGTGLEKVIHRLEDHPLLRGRIFAFDLEPATLPARADAFTRVTEPEAWGHFAAALLAKGDYGFDLGNGRVRQFGTRAAKQASRWREVLSHSGRGKNGELRSALGALLDEVAASDESTLTSLERAAGDFVTSCRESGRLDWRYYLVAYPAMREGETGIYYGEHRPSRGIWGYSMCMLRTASLTGSAYYRDPYLLAIYRASAVEHRINDPWFRGYETAPRWLQLSWSGGGIRCVEKGFELAAPQHADLASRFHSVCRAHGATNERFLPIRQVEIDGELVDTEDRVVAGAALVRALVEAGI, from the coding sequence ATGAAGGGACTCAAGACGACATTCGCCGGAATGTTCGGCGACGCGACGGGCGAGATGCCCACCGTCGCGCGAATCGAAATTCCCCTCATCCAGCGTGACTATGCGCAGGGGAGACCAGGAGCACTCGTCCAGACGATTCGACATGACTTCCTCGATGCACTCATCGAGGCGGTTGGCGGCGGCGAGCCATTGGATCTCGATTTCGTTTACGGGGAGATAGAGAATTCGACTCTCAAACCGTTGGACGGACAGCAACGCCTCACGACACTCTTCCTCCTGCACTGGTATCTCGCTGCGCGAACCGATCGGCTGGCTGACGCGGAAGGAATCCTTAGGCTGAGGTACGCCACTCGCCCAACAGCCGAACTCTTCTGTCGACAGCTCGTGAACCCCAAGCATCCACTTACCGACGACTTCGCTCTGCCATCCGAATGGATTACGAACCAGTCGTGGTACCTATATGCCTGGCGTCACGATCCGACGGTTCAAGCAATGCTCGTCATGTTGGACGCCATCCACGATCGGCTCGGCCAAGCCCACATTGATCTCGAGGAGGCGTGGGCGCGTCTGATTGCTGGGGACAGGCCTGCGGTTTCGTTCTATTTCCTCCCCATCGGTGACATGCCTTCCGGGGATGAGCTGTACATCAAAATGAACTCCCGTGGAAAGCCGCTAACTGGCTTTGAGAACTTCAAAGCCAGATTCGAGAAGCTACTCGCGGACGGGACCGACGCGGAGAGGTTCAACCGCATTATTCACAAGATCGATGGTGCATGGACCGACGTTCTGTGGCAGTTCGACGGCGGCGATGACTTGGTGGACGACGAGTTTCTTCGCTACTTCGAGTTTGTGGTCGAAGTATGTGAGTGGCGGGACGGCGAGACGCTGCAAAGCGCAACCCTGCTTGAGCGCACGGAGCGAGCTTTCGGGCCCGACAATTCACAACGCGAAGCGAACCTGGACTTCCTGGAACACGCGTTCGACACGTGGGTGGGTGTTGACGACGTCCGTGGCGTGTTCGCGAGCGTGTTTACCGAGTCGGATGGCGCTCGGGAGGCAGCCGACCAGGAAAAAGTCCCACTTTTCGACGCCGCCGACATCAACCTGTTCGCATCTTGTTTGCGCAGTTATGGCATCAAACGTGGGCGCAACCGTCACTTTTCCTTGGCGGAGACGCTGTTCCTGCTTGCCGTGCTCATCCACCGGCAGTACCGGACCGATGATTTCGCGACGCGGGTTCGTGTCTTGCGCAACCTTGTCGACCTAGCGGATGACGAGGTCCGTGAAGCTCGCATGACCGACCTCGTTTCGGGCGTTGAGTTGTTGATCAGGGGGGCCCCGCTGGAGGAGCTTCGTGGCTTCAATCCGGATCGAGTCCGTGACGAGCAGGCGAAGCAAGAGTTCAGGGGAACTGGGCTCGAAAAGGTGATTCATCGCCTTGAAGATCATCCGCTTCTCCGCGGCCGAATCTTCGCGTTCGACCTCGAGCCAGCAACACTTCCGGCGAGGGCTGATGCGTTCACACGCGTCACCGAGCCAGAAGCCTGGGGGCACTTCGCTGCCGCATTACTCGCCAAAGGCGACTATGGCTTTGATCTTGGCAACGGGCGCGTCAGACAGTTCGGAACGCGCGCGGCTAAGCAGGCGTCGCGCTGGAGGGAAGTCTTATCCCACTCCGGCCGCGGGAAAAACGGCGAACTGCGGTCGGCGCTTGGAGCCCTACTGGACGAAGTCGCCGCATCCGACGAATCCACGCTGACCAGCCTAGAGCGCGCAGCCGGTGACTTCGTCACATCCTGTCGCGAATCAGGCAGGCTCGACTGGCGGTACTACTTGGTGGCCTACCCTGCAATGCGCGAAGGGGAAACGGGGATTTACTACGGCGAGCACCGACCCAGTCGGGGGATTTGGGGCTACTCGATGTGTATGCTTCGCACCGCCTCTTTGACGGGCAGCGCCTACTACCGTGACCCCTACTTACTCGCAATCTATCGCGCCAGCGCGGTAGAGCACCGAATTAACGATCCCTGGTTTCGAGGTTACGAGACGGCTCCGCGATGGCTTCAGCTCTCGTGGAGCGGCGGCGGCATTCGGTGTGTCGAAAAAGGTTTCGAACTGGCAGCGCCGCAACATGCCGACCTTGCGAGCCGTTTCCACTCTGTTTGTCGGGCCCACGGCGCAACAAATGAGAGGTTCCTACCAATCCGTCAGGTAGAGATCGATGGGGAACTAGTCGACACTGAGGATCGGGTTGTCGCAGGTGCGGCGCTCGTGCGGGCGCTGGTCGAAGCGGGAATCTGA
- a CDS encoding SHOCT domain-containing protein, giving the protein MVANGSVVGGDYKGAIVSTPLGSTLVVQAGLKFRKLTPENVAGWDEVVTDGKKNPVGDVSKAVAGAVLPGRLGKAASAAVGATFDAMGSSHTVRVDWADGKRSLIKLPDGMFKHFELVLENQRVPAAEAFSGEAIPDPVEKPTVTEQAFSLVSGIIKDRLPAPAKTPPAVPAPITTPDVTEVLSKLASLRDAGILTEVEFNAKKAEILGLL; this is encoded by the coding sequence ATGGTGGCTAACGGGAGCGTCGTAGGCGGAGATTACAAGGGTGCGATTGTGTCCACCCCACTGGGCAGCACACTCGTTGTGCAGGCAGGGCTCAAGTTCAGAAAGTTAACCCCTGAGAACGTGGCCGGTTGGGACGAAGTTGTCACCGACGGGAAGAAAAATCCGGTGGGCGATGTGAGCAAGGCAGTAGCGGGAGCCGTACTTCCAGGGCGGCTTGGAAAGGCAGCTTCAGCGGCCGTGGGCGCGACGTTCGATGCCATGGGATCTTCGCATACCGTTCGCGTCGATTGGGCGGACGGCAAGCGCTCGCTAATCAAGTTGCCTGACGGGATGTTCAAGCATTTTGAACTCGTACTTGAGAATCAGCGTGTGCCCGCCGCTGAGGCATTCTCCGGTGAGGCCATTCCTGATCCCGTGGAGAAGCCGACGGTGACGGAGCAGGCATTCTCGCTCGTATCGGGAATAATTAAGGATCGGCTCCCTGCACCTGCCAAGACTCCGCCGGCGGTCCCCGCACCAATCACCACACCAGATGTCACAGAGGTACTCTCCAAGCTCGCCTCGCTTCGGGACGCGGGCATTCTCACCGAAGTTGAGTTCAACGCAAAGAAGGCAGAGATTCTGGGCTTACTGTAA